From Fibrobacter sp. UWB5, the proteins below share one genomic window:
- the rsmD gene encoding 16S rRNA (guanine(966)-N(2))-methyltransferase RsmD, producing the protein MPIRITGGLMRGRNVPSPDTSKTRPTASRTREALFNILQGVENFRVLDLFAGTGIMGIEAISRGAASVVAVEMAHAQARLVLQAYKALSLESKLTLLEKNALTLDKEALCASEGFDLIYADPPFKDMDYPDLRPYWEWLNPGGVAVFEAPSRNLPAWVKEADEAGMVQVRRYGESSLVIYRA; encoded by the coding sequence ATGCCAATTCGCATTACGGGTGGACTGATGCGGGGAAGGAACGTTCCTTCTCCGGATACCTCCAAGACAAGACCGACTGCTTCTCGAACAAGAGAAGCTCTCTTCAACATTCTGCAGGGTGTTGAAAATTTTCGCGTGCTTGACTTGTTCGCGGGCACGGGCATTATGGGCATTGAAGCAATCAGTCGCGGTGCTGCAAGTGTCGTGGCCGTAGAAATGGCGCATGCCCAGGCGCGACTCGTGTTGCAGGCGTACAAGGCCTTGTCGCTGGAATCGAAACTTACTTTGTTAGAAAAGAACGCCTTGACGCTCGATAAAGAAGCCCTTTGCGCCAGCGAAGGTTTTGACCTGATTTATGCTGACCCGCCGTTCAAGGACATGGATTACCCAGACCTGCGCCCCTATTGGGAGTGGCTGAATCCGGGTGGTGTCGCCGTGTTCGAGGCCCCGAGCCGCAATCTGCCTGCGTGGGTGAAAGAAGCCGACGAAGCGGGAATGGTGCAAGTCCGCCGCTACGGCGAATCCTCGCTGGTTATCTATAGAGCATAA
- the coaD gene encoding pantetheine-phosphate adenylyltransferase yields MKKVAVFAGSFDPFTLGHLDIVKRASALFDELWVVIFENASKKYMLDEGTRMQLIQKAVKGLKNVKVDCAAGLTVDYMKMVKAKYLVRGIRGAADVDYEQSIAWNNKVLYPECETVFLSSSPEHLRVSSTVVRELLKVGVAKNADGKEILAKYVPAEVITILSSIN; encoded by the coding sequence ATGAAAAAAGTTGCCGTTTTCGCTGGGTCGTTCGATCCGTTCACCCTAGGTCACCTCGATATCGTAAAGCGCGCCTCCGCGCTGTTCGATGAATTGTGGGTGGTCATTTTCGAGAATGCTTCCAAGAAGTATATGCTTGATGAAGGGACCCGAATGCAGCTGATTCAGAAAGCCGTCAAAGGCTTGAAGAATGTGAAGGTGGACTGTGCAGCCGGGCTTACGGTCGACTATATGAAAATGGTAAAGGCGAAGTACCTGGTGCGTGGAATCCGCGGCGCCGCCGATGTGGACTACGAACAGTCCATCGCCTGGAACAACAAGGTTCTTTACCCTGAATGCGAAACGGTTTTCTTGTCCAGCTCTCCGGAACATTTGAGAGTCTCGAGTACTGTGGTTCGCGAACTCTTGAAAGTGGGTGTTGCAAAGAATGCCGACGGAAAAGAAATTCTCGCTAAATACGTCCCCGCCGAAGTTATAACAATTCTAAGCTCTATTAACTAA